One window of the Amycolatopsis mediterranei genome contains the following:
- a CDS encoding TIGR03086 family metal-binding protein yields the protein MDLRELDRRTLLILDKLVAGVTSADLARPTPCAGWTLADLLRHQVSENHAFATAAREGSAPDWDAGVLGDDAYAAYRASVDDFLDAFTDDAVLERQLTINHFGTFPGSIAAHMHLVDTLAHGWDLARTLDLPYEPDAEAVYIASKLAERIPDEGREKNGSFAHSVEVPAGASELDRFLALLGRDPAWRVS from the coding sequence ATGGATCTCCGCGAACTCGACCGCCGCACCCTGCTCATCCTCGACAAGCTCGTCGCCGGCGTGACATCCGCCGACCTCGCCCGCCCCACCCCGTGCGCCGGCTGGACCCTCGCCGACCTGCTCCGCCACCAGGTCAGCGAGAACCACGCCTTCGCGACGGCCGCTCGCGAAGGCTCGGCGCCGGACTGGGACGCCGGTGTCCTCGGCGACGACGCCTACGCCGCGTACCGGGCGTCCGTCGACGACTTCCTCGACGCGTTCACCGATGACGCCGTGCTGGAGCGGCAGCTCACCATCAACCACTTCGGCACGTTCCCCGGCTCGATCGCCGCGCACATGCACCTGGTCGACACGCTCGCGCACGGCTGGGACCTGGCCCGCACGCTGGACCTGCCCTACGAGCCGGACGCCGAAGCCGTGTACATCGCCTCGAAGCTGGCCGAGCGGATCCCGGACGAAGGCCGCGAGAAGAACGGCTCCTTCGCCCACAGCGTCGAGGTTCCCGCGGGTGCGAGCGAGCTCGACCGGTTCCTCGCCCTCCTCGGCCGCGATCCCGCCTGGCGCGTCAGCTGA
- a CDS encoding PLP-dependent aminotransferase family protein: MEIHIDLTGTRGHRDAIYRQLRAAILAGRIRPGEALPPTRELAQRLAVSRTTVSAAYDRLTAEGFLAARVGSGTFVTASPVSAEPVPDVPGVRPLPEWDAVPPPPAPFAPAPEFDFRPGVPDLSLFPFDTWRRLITQRLRAGQADLMTYGDPQGHAALRAEIARHAGVSRDVRAGAAQVVVTAGAQQTTDLVARVLLRTGDLAAVEDPGYPPPRLVLGARGVRVAPVPVDASGIVVDAIPAGTRLVYVTPSHQYPLGLSMSLDRRLELLDWAERNDAVLVEDDYDTEFRYTGRPLEPLHSLDSRGRVVYVGSFSKVLSPALRLGFLIAPPSLVPALVKARYLTDWHAPNVEQAALAAFMAEGGFARHVRRMRKVYRGRHELLSAVLARDFADFLTPLPSTAGLHLSAVAPADCGRLVRAARRRGVRLYSLGDFGVGERRHGLVFGYGAVAAERIEPGLARLRALADEGVA, encoded by the coding sequence GTGGAGATCCACATCGACCTGACCGGGACGCGCGGCCACCGCGACGCGATCTACCGGCAGCTGCGCGCGGCGATCCTGGCCGGCCGGATCCGGCCCGGCGAGGCGCTCCCGCCGACCCGCGAGCTCGCGCAGCGGCTGGCGGTCTCCCGGACGACGGTCAGCGCGGCCTACGACCGGCTCACCGCCGAGGGGTTCCTCGCCGCCCGCGTCGGCTCGGGCACGTTCGTCACGGCTTCGCCGGTTTCCGCCGAGCCCGTGCCGGACGTTCCGGGCGTGCGGCCGCTGCCGGAGTGGGACGCCGTCCCGCCGCCGCCCGCCCCCTTCGCCCCGGCGCCGGAATTCGACTTCCGACCCGGCGTCCCCGACCTCTCGCTGTTCCCGTTCGACACCTGGCGGCGGCTGATCACGCAGCGGCTGCGGGCCGGCCAGGCCGATCTGATGACCTACGGCGACCCGCAGGGCCACGCCGCGCTGCGCGCCGAAATCGCCCGGCACGCCGGCGTTTCCCGGGACGTCCGTGCCGGTGCGGCGCAGGTCGTCGTCACCGCGGGCGCCCAGCAGACGACCGACCTCGTCGCGCGGGTGCTGCTGCGGACCGGTGACCTCGCCGCCGTCGAGGACCCGGGGTACCCGCCGCCGCGGCTGGTGCTCGGCGCGCGCGGGGTGCGGGTCGCGCCGGTGCCGGTGGACGCGTCCGGGATCGTCGTCGACGCCATCCCGGCGGGGACGCGGCTGGTGTACGTGACGCCGTCGCACCAGTACCCGCTCGGCCTGTCGATGTCGCTGGACCGCCGCTTGGAGCTGCTCGACTGGGCCGAGCGGAACGACGCGGTGCTCGTCGAGGACGACTACGACACCGAGTTCCGCTACACCGGACGGCCGCTGGAACCGTTGCACAGCCTGGATTCCCGTGGCCGAGTCGTGTACGTCGGCTCGTTCTCGAAGGTGCTCTCGCCGGCGCTGCGGCTGGGCTTCCTCATCGCGCCGCCGTCGCTGGTGCCCGCCTTGGTCAAGGCCCGCTACCTCACCGACTGGCACGCGCCGAACGTCGAGCAGGCGGCGCTGGCGGCGTTCATGGCCGAAGGCGGGTTCGCCCGGCACGTCCGGCGGATGCGGAAGGTCTACCGCGGCCGGCACGAGCTCCTCTCCGCGGTGCTCGCCCGGGACTTCGCGGACTTCTTGACGCCGTTGCCGTCGACGGCGGGCCTGCACCTCAGCGCGGTCGCGCCGGCGGACTGCGGCCGGCTGGTCCGCGCCGCTCGCCGTCGTGGCGTGCGGCTGTACTCGCTGGGGGACTTCGGCGTGGGGGAGCGGCGGCACGGCCTGGTGTTCGGTTACGGTGCGGTCGCGGCCGAGCGGATCGAGCCAGGGCTCGCCCGGCTGCGGGCGCTGGCGGACGAAGGAGTGGCATGA